The following nucleotide sequence is from Hippopotamus amphibius kiboko isolate mHipAmp2 chromosome 11, mHipAmp2.hap2, whole genome shotgun sequence.
atataagtgatagcataaggtatttgtctttctctctctgactgacttcacttagcatgatcatCTCCAGTTGCATGGGACAGAAGGTTCTCGCTTGAGTGTTGCCATCTTTGCTTCCGCTCAAGAGGCCTGCAGGcgacagaggaaggagagggttGACTCCAGCCTGACCTCCTGATGCTGCTTCTACCCCCCTTTCTGGGGGCTTCGTGTTAAAGCCCTGCAGTAAGAAGGGGGAAATTATTCTTAAGCCTCCCTGAGCCAAAGCTACTTTAGAGCACAGCcctcttgttttattattttttaatttattttttttaattgaagtacagttgatttacaatgttgtgccaatctctgctgtacagcaaagtgactcagttatacacgcacacccattctttttcatattcttttccattatggtttattccaggatattgaatatagttccctgtgctatacagtaggacctttctgtttatccattctatatgtaatagtttgcatctgctcatcccaaactcccaatccatccctcccccattccactcccccttggcaaccacatgtctgttctcttaTTAACTGGTGCAAAGCTTTACTGCAAACCGCCTGATCAGAATTCaaagtctttttcattttgtttgtctcCTGTCTTGTCATCTCCACCACTGTTTCTAGGAGACCAAATCTATCTCTAAAAGAGGACGGAAGGGCATTACCTGTTGGCTGAAGTCCAAAGTATCgtaagaaagggaagggaggatgCATACTTAAAAGATGTGGAGGCAAGTCTGTCCCTGGATACAATGTCCCCAGACTCTGACAACCCCCTGAGATTTCTCTACACCACAGTCCACACCACCTGATGCCAGGGCAGAGAGGATAGCAGACCCTGAGAGTATGTGACCTAGGAAGGTTCTGTCACACAAATCCAGCATCATTTCATCAGTCTTAGTGTCTCTTCCTGCATTTGCCCCAGGATCTCCATCTAAGAGTTCCATGCATGATAACCATTCCCTTATCTCTACAGGCCATCACCTCTTATATTTCACCCATAAATCACCATGGACTGCTGATTTCTGGATTTCCAGGAAATTTGAGGTTGACTAGGTAAAGGTTGCTCAACGAGTTCTCTGAATATCGATGACCCTGTATAAAGCCTATACAGGGTCATCGATATTCAGAGAACTAAAAGCCATGTTTCTTCCTCCAAAAAATCTGTGGGGCATCTCAGCTGCCAACAGGTTCCTTACCTTTTTAATTCCTGATATAGAAGAGTAGCCCCATCCCAAGGAAGAGCAGACCCAGAACAAAGGCCCCGATTCCACTCAGCATCTTGCTTTGTGAAAGTTCATACTGTGCCCCTGAGAAAAGAAGCTAGTTTGAGTGATTTTTATCCCAAATCCAGCTTCTCTAATTGAGACTCTGGGAGCTTTGAGACTGGGGGGGAAGAAGACTTCCCTGAAAAAACTAGAATTCCTAGAAAAGAGGTGAAAATTCACGCTGAGTTACTACAAAGTTCAGACAGAGAATCATTTAAATATCACAGCCCTGACATAAGGCCACTCTTCTTCAACAGCTGATGGATGAGGAGCCTGGGACTGGATGAGGTTGAGAAGTTTGTCTCAGGTGACAGAGCTAATAAAAGGCAGAGCTGAGTCTGAACTTCCCTCAGGTCAAAAATGTGCCTGTAGAGGATGTGCCCCTTCTCAGATCACAAAAACAACTCAGAGCAAGAGTGTCAGAAGCACAAGGCCAGCCCGACGCAGGGGACTGGTGCCCAGGGCCAAGGGTTGACCATGACCTGTGATGTCACAGGAGGCTCAAAACAGGGACATCCTTTATTCTGCTGGTCAGGCAGAACTGCCTCCCCAGGGGGTACAGGCATTTGTAGAAAGCATCACAGGATAACTATCAGGGGATTTCTCTCACAGGCTATCACAGGGCAACACCAGTAACCTCAGCTGAAGGAGAGAAGAACATGGAGCAAATGGACATTACGCTGTGGGGAGAAGAGAAACCTGAACCTCGGGGGGTTAGCGAGTCCCCTCCTTAGTGGGTGAGGAATTCACAAGTCAGAAAGCTTCTcacataacaaagggagaccaactcgatgatgggtgatgccttagagggccaggacagggagggtgggagggagtcgtgggagggaggggatatggggatatacgtataaatacagctgattcactttggtgtacttcaaaagctggtacaagagtgtaaagcaattatattccaataaagagctaaacaaaaaaaaggaaagaaagcttcTCACTCCATTCCACTGTGACAGGGCTCGTGCGGCTGGGGTGTTCCACGTGGCAGGTGTAGACCTCTCCACTCTGAGGAACTATTTCAAGCATCACCATGATCTGGAAGGTCCAGTCTCCATTAGGGATCAGGCCTGTGGAGACCACCCCAGCCTTCTCTTCCTGGCCGTTCCGGAACCACCTGACTTCAGTGTGGCCTGGATAGAAACCATTCACAGAACAGACCAGGAGGTTGTGGTGCCACAGGGGCTGGGTCTTTGCAGGATACACAGTCACTGTAGGCTCCACTAGGAGAGAAAAAGTAGAGGGAATAAGTGAGGGAGACAGAGTAGGTCTCCTGACCAGACTGCAGCCTTGGGCAGGCCAAGCTCCCCATGTGCCTTAAGAGGAGGTAGTGTCATGAATCTTGAATTTAATCCCTAAAGCAGGGGTCTGTTAGAGTTGAGAGGTTTTGAGGAAAATTGTGGGGTTTCTTTTCATAACTTGAAACAGTTACTTCTTGTTGAAGTATTTACAAATTTTGCAAGACATGGGTTGTATTCATTAAAAGCATGATTTCTATAActaggctgcctgggttcaaatccaggctctacTTCTAACTGGTTAATCCTCGGAGATTGAAACCCTCTGTGCCTTAGCTTTCTTGCCTCTAAAGGAGAATAATGCCATGAATTTACCTCTTCAAGTTAAATGagtcatatatacaatggaatactactcagccataaaaaggatcggaataatgccatttgcaaccacatggatggacttatagatgatcacactaagtgaagtaagtcagacagagaaagacaaataccatatgatatcacttacatgtggaatctaaaatatgacacagatgaacttatctgtgaaacagtaacagactcatggacacagagaacatacctgtggttgccaaggaggaggggactgggggagggatggaatgggaggttggggttagcagatgtaagctattatactgtacatggaatggataaacaacaaggtcctactgtagagcacagagatcTATATTCAAtacctatgataaaccataatggaaaagagtattaaaaaaaagaatgtatatacatgtataactgagtcactttgctgtacagcagagattgacacaacattgtaaatcaactataattcaataaaaaaatagtgatcatcatatataaaaaaaaagttaatggacCTAAACTATGTAAAGAAATAGCTGGGGGAATCGTCGTGAAGttgtggttaggactttgcgccctcactgctgagggcctgggttcagtctctggtgaGGCAATTAAAGTCCCAGAAGCTGCACAgggtggccaaaaagaaaaaaaagaaatggccagAACTTATCCTTCAATATATGCGAGTTActtgttaaatgtttttattgtgaaagaaaatatgattCAAAACTTAAGGATAAATTAGGGAACAGCAGTGGGGTAGACAGAGATGTAGAGTGTGAAATCCTGGTTACACTGCCTCAATGGACTCACACCTTAGAACAGCACAGAAATGGTTCTTCCCCTGAGAAGCAGAAATAGACGTCATTCTCTAACTCTATGAGTTGTATCTCAAGGAAAGCATGAGTCCAGCAGAGGAAAGGGAACAAGGAAGgttaatcatttaaaaagtttttataattttatactcaGCTGATggctctctctcgctctcttttttcttcaaaaagagCCACATCTATTTTTGCAATTGTTGTCActttagaattctctctccttctaaACTGACATTTGAGATCAGGGCAGGGTCTGGGACTCAACATCTGAGACAACCTCTAGCACTAtcaggccctcaataaatacaattattttaaaagaaaggagtgggacttccctggtggtccagtggttaagactccacactcctaaTACAaggggcctgagtttgatccccggttggggaactaagaccctgcatactgcaactaagcccacatgctgcatctactgagcctgtgcgctgcaaatagagaagcccatgtgccccaaagAAGATCCAGCacagtgaaaacaaaataaattaattaattaatttaaaaaaaagagaaattggggACACATTTGTACAGTATCACAAAATAGTAGATTTAAGATTGATGGTAAATCATTAGTCACAATTCTGCAGTTTCTctttcagtaaataaaaaaatgttaaattcttAACATGGAAACTATTAAACATAATCTAATAGAAACCACATACTGGAGAAAATGCTGAATCAAGTATCAGCAGTGTTAATCATCTTACTGAATAAAGAACCTATAAAATGCTAGGACCCCAGTGACAACAGATTAATAGATAATGCTTAAGGCAGTCATTacaattggcaaaaaaaaaaaaaaaaaaaacaacaaaaaaccaaaaaaaaaaaaaaagtgacaaaagagaagaactttacaaataaaaaggaatgtaagttaaaataagatataaatttCCAACTAAGTGgcaatatggaaaataaaatctaacaATGGGGACTGGGAGGTAAACTGTTTACAACCATACAAAGGGAAAACATAACTAAAGTACTATTAGCATTATAAAAATAGTAACATCAGTATCTTATTGTTAAGTAACAAAATTATATTGAAAAGCTAGCTTCACAATCctttcaaatatgtaaaaatatatacactaagAAAGCAAAAGAGTAGTTGGAAATTTAGACCTAAGAGTAGCCTCAGAAAGATCAGAGGTGCGTGGGAGGTTCCTCTCCACTACACCCCTAGAAATTAGTCGCCCCCACAAATTTCATTCTCAATGAAATGCACCTGCATACAGACGCCGGCACACTTATTTCAGGGGCTTTAGGATTAAGAAGTTGTGTGTGCCCCGAGCAGACTGGGACTCTTCTCACATTCTCCCAATCCTTTTACGTTCCTCACCTCTCCACCCCTAAACCTCTCCCAACCACAGACACCTTGAGATCCCTTCCTGCATCTCTACACGCCCCACCCCTTGAGTCAGCCTTTCCTccatctcccttcctccagaCTCTCCCAGGGCAGCAGCGGAGGGTGCCTGGAGCCCTTCCCccggcctccctctccccacatctCGCCTCCATCCCCGTCCTCTCAGACCCCAGGCCCACTCcccgcaccacacacacactctctccccTCTCACCATCACACAGGTTACAAAATTTCATTCTAGCATCCGCACAACACTCTCTCAGGTGTACCCTAGTAACTTGTACTTGTCCACAATCCTACACACTCACCCTGGACTCAGtcactctctgcctctctctacctccatctctctgtctctctgcctctgcctctctgtctctgtctaccTCCATCTCTCTGTCGCTGTATCTGTCtccgtctctctgtctctgcctgtctctgtctccggcaccccccgccccgacccaccccgCTCACCTCGCCGCCGCACGGTGCGGCTCTGGAAGAACTCGTAGTTGTTCCTGCAGTAGGTGTGCACGGCGGCCCGCGCCCGCTCCAGGGC
It contains:
- the LOC130831763 gene encoding DLA class II histocompatibility antigen, DR-1 beta chain-like, whose product is MVCLWCPAGSWTVILTVRLTLLSPLLAWAGDPPPLFMVQGKCECHFSNGTREVRFLDRYIYNREELVRFDSYVGEYRAVSELGRPAAELWNRQKDALERARAAVHTYCRNNYEFFQSRTVRRRVEPTVTVYPAKTQPLWHHNLLVCSVNGFYPGHTEVRWFRNGQEEKAGVVSTGLIPNGDWTFQIMVMLEIVPQSGEVYTCHVEHPSRTSPVTVEWRAQYELSQSKMLSGIGAFVLGLLFLGMGLLFYIRN